Proteins from a single region of Budorcas taxicolor isolate Tak-1 chromosome 7, Takin1.1, whole genome shotgun sequence:
- the CERS1 gene encoding ceramide synthase 1 has protein sequence MAAAGSAGPAGPEPMPSYAQLVQRGWGSALAAARGCADCGWGLARRGLAEHAHLAPPELLLLALGALGWTVLRSAATSRLFRPLAKRCRLQPRDAAKMPESAWKFLFYLGAWSYSTYLLFGTDYPFFHDPPSVFYDWKTGMAVPRDIAVAYLLQGSFYGHSIYATLYLDAWRKDSVVMLVHHVVTLVLIVSSYAFRYHKVGILVLFLHDISDVQLEFTKLNVYFKSRGGAHQRLHALAADLGCLSFCLSWFWFRLYWFPLKVLYATSYCSLRSVPDIPFYFFFNVLLLLLTLMNLYWFLYIVAFAAKVLTGQVRELKDVREYDTAEAPSPKPRKAEKPLRNGLVKDKRF, from the exons ATGGCGGCGGCGGGGTCGGCGGGGCCGGCGGGGCCCGAGCCCATGCCGAGCTACGCGCAGCTGGTGCAGCGCGGCTGGGGCAGCGCGCTGGCGGCGGCTCGGGGCTGCGCGGACTGCGGCTGGGGGCTTGCTCGCCGCGGCCTGGCCGAGCACGCGCACCTGGCGCCGcccgagctgctgctgctggccctCGGCGCGCTCGGCTGGACCGTGCTGCGCTCGGCGGCCACCTCGCGCCTCTTTCGG CCCCTAGCCAAGCGGTGCCGCCTCCAGCCTAGAGATGCCGCCAAGATGCCTGAGAGCGCCTGGAAGTTTCTCTTCTACCTGGGCGCCTGGAGCTACAGCACCTACCTGCTCTTCGGCACTGACTACCCCTTCTTTCACGACCCACCCTCCGTCTTCTATG ACTGGAAGACGGGCATGGCAGTGCCACGGGACATTGCAGTGGCCTACCTACTACAGGGAAGCTTCTACGGCCATTCCATCTACGCCACGCTGTACCTGGATGCTTGGCGCAAGGACTCAGTGGTCATGCTTGTCCACCACGTGGTCACCTTGGTCCTCATTGTCTCCTCTTACGCCTTCCG GTACCACAAGGTGGGCATTCTTGTGCTCTTCTTGCATGACATCAGCGACGTGCAGCTGGAGTTCACCAAGCTCAATGTCTACTTCAAGTCCCGCGGAGGCGCCCACCAGAGGCTGCACGCCCTGGCCGCCGACCTGGGCTGCCTCAGCTTCTGCCTCAGCTG GTTCTGGTTCCGCCTCTACTGGTTCCCGCTCAAGGTCCTGTACGCCACGAGCTACTGCAGCCTGCGGTCGGTGCCTGACATCCCCTTCTACTTCTTCTTCAAcgtgctcctgctgctgctcacCCTCATGAACCTCTACTGGTTCCTG TACATCGTGGCTTTTGCCGCCAAAGTGCTGACGGGCCAGGTGCGGGAGCTGAAGGATGTGCGGGAATATGACACGGCGGAGGCCCCGAGCCCCAAGCCCCGCAAAGCTGA